The Panulirus ornatus isolate Po-2019 chromosome 5, ASM3632096v1, whole genome shotgun sequence genome includes a window with the following:
- the hwt gene encoding uncharacterized protein hwt isoform X2, with amino-acid sequence MTRQIVAASSLVFAVLPYRPVPSLSLGAQYAMAQRSRRQIYETAFDSKVEKKNEDGGDLIDRIANHPILQLLNLRRRSRQNVQHNNSGNGCYRARTIPSSAVVASTSSDPKFQVGVYTPKGRRRDRGRGIAPRPARSVSTHYITEHRVRPIGLSKSDDEILNRGSDSLDEDDYIEDYIEGQNAKELSADLDTVHMHSDDYFRDAEKEKKSAKKKKNKLKERVELSKSQAIPSKLPLRPLELRSPPGTAPLPIKFSKKTPIAEKSPSSWFSPPRQKDLNLPIKKSLSKERLGLSRNTPPSESHTSLNASMEVLLDSSSHRDIKACFIPPGVNVKYSSIESVVTGSTMSSLESLRSSMSDGSKSTASNESAMSSYKSSSLGSDSSLLSRPALNLSAPHRSLIQSAKFQILSPISDKSQEPSSENGCLSQKSSPQDLAELHSAMARQKTPLQSRNIQEDFRNIHHILPGPPREGDVQGSDSGISIEYGLHVNRKHEAPYSDLPFDMPKLRRRLAAAKIGKASLSSSNSSISSSGATSEGNQRLSLPPSFQPTVNPAVSRLQISEVRSGTSSSNSSDWDTRSSAESSDDQGTPKLRSKDAIHNRGKSGLALDLGCAAMAIKGEKVDVKLPLMKQGWYHGALSRTEAEATLRSCSEGSYLVRSLDISRHEYSLGLKSARGYMHLRIQFDCKTGQYMLGRGTKQFPSVPHMIQHYSIFRLPIKGAEHMVLLHPVIHETL; translated from the exons ATGACCAGACAAATTGTGGCAGCAAGTTCTTTG GTTTTTGCTGTGTTGCCATACCGTCCAGTTCCCAGCCTTAGTCTTGGAGCCCAGTATGCCATGGCGCAGAGGAGTCGTCGCCAAATATACGAAACTGCCTTTGACAGCAAG GTGGAAAAGAAGAATGAGGATGGAGGTGACCTGATAGATCGTATTGCCAACCACCCTATTCTTCAGCTTTTGAATTTGCGTCGTCGCTCTCGACAAAATGTGCAGCATAACAATAGCGGGAATGGTTGCTACAGAGCCAGGACCATACCAAGCagtgctgttgttgcttctaccTCTTCTGATCCAAAGTTTCAG GTTGGTGTATACACACCAAAGGGTCGTCGTCGTGATCGAGGCCGTGGTATTGCACCTCGCCCGGCACGTAGTGTATCCACTCACTACATAACTGAGCATCGTGTCCGCCCTATTGGATTGTCTAAAAGTGATGACGAAATTCTTAATCGTGGATCCGATTCCCTGGATGAGGATGACTACATTGAGGATTACATAGAAGGTCAGAATGCAAAGGAACTATCTGCTGACTTAGACACTGTTCATATGCACAGTGATGATTATTTCAGGGATgctgaaaaagagaagaagagtgcgaaaaagaagaagaacaagtTAAAAGAGCGAGTAGAGCTTAGTAAATCTCAAGCCATCCCCTCTAAACTGCCTTTACGACCTTTAGAATTGCGAAGTCCTCCGGGCACAGCCCCTCTACCCATTAAATTCAGCAAGAAAACTCCCATTGCAGAAAAAAGTCCCTCCAGTTGGTTTAGTCCACCAAGACAAAAGGATCTGAACCTCCCTATAAAGAAGAGTTTGAGTAAGGAACGACTAGGATTGAGTAGAAATACACCACCCTCTGAAAGTCACACCAGTCTCAATGCATCAATGGAGGTACTTCTTGACAGCTCTTCCCACAGGGATATAAAAGCCTGTTTTATTCCTCCTGGAGTGAATGTGAAATACTCCAGTATTGAAAGTGTTGTGACAGGTAGTACAATGTCAAGCCTTGAAAGTCTGCGAAGTTCTATGAGTGATGGTAGCAAAAGCACAGCCAGTAATGAGTCTGCAATGAGTAGTTATAAGAGTTCGTCCCTGGGGAGTGACTCATCCCTCCTATCCCGTCCTGCCCTTAACCTCAGTGCACCCCATCGATCACTAATCCAGTCAGCAAAGTTTCAGATTCTTTCACCCATTTCGGATAAGTCCCAAGAACCATCATCTGAGAATGGATGCCTCTCCCAAAAGAGTTCTCCACAAGATTTGGCTGAATTGCACTCTGCTATGGCACGTCAGAAGACTCCATTGCAGTCTAGAAATATCCAAGAAGACTTCCGCAACATTCATCACATTCTTCCAGGGCCTCCAAGAGAAGGTGATGTCCAAGGATCGGACAGTGGTATTAGTATTGAGTATGGTCTCCATGTAAATAGAAAGCATGAAGCTCCCTACAGTGATTTACCATTCGACATGCCAAAACTTCGTCGACGATTGGCTGCAGCCAAAATTGGGAAGGCAAGTTTATCGAGCAGCAACTCCTCAATATCTTCCAGTGGTGCCACAAGTGAAGGAAACCAGCGACTAAGTCTTCCTCCAAGCTtccagcccacagtcaaccctgccGTCTCCAGATTACAA ATTTCGGAGGTTCGTAGTGGCACTTCCTCATCCAACTCCAGTGACTGGGATACTAGGTCATCAGCAGAGAGTAGCGATGATCAAGGCACACCAAAACTCAGAAGCAAAG ACGCCATTCATAATCGAGGAAAAAGTGGACTGGCATTGGATTTAGGATGTGCAGCAATGGCCATAAAAGGGGAAAAGGTTGATGTAAAACTTCCTTTAATGAAGCAAGG CTGGTACCATGGAGCCTTAAGCAGAACAGAGGCAGAGGCTACACTAAGGTCTTGTTCTGAAGGCAGCTACTTGGTGCGCTCTCTCGACATCTCACGACATGAATACTCTCTTGGATTGAA GTCTGCTCGTGGATATATGCACCTTCGGATACAATTTGATTGCAAGACTGGTCAGTACATGCTGGGAAGGGGCACCAAGCAGTTTCCTTCCGTGCCCCACATGATCCAACACTACAGTATTTTCAGGTTACCAATAAAGGGTGCTGAACATATGGTCCTGCTGCATCCTGTGATTCATGAGACTCTTTAG
- the hwt gene encoding uncharacterized protein hwt isoform X1: MTRQIVAASSLVFAVLPYRPVPSLSLGAQYAMAQRSRRQIYETAFDSKPSPCFRQVEKKNEDGGDLIDRIANHPILQLLNLRRRSRQNVQHNNSGNGCYRARTIPSSAVVASTSSDPKFQVGVYTPKGRRRDRGRGIAPRPARSVSTHYITEHRVRPIGLSKSDDEILNRGSDSLDEDDYIEDYIEGQNAKELSADLDTVHMHSDDYFRDAEKEKKSAKKKKNKLKERVELSKSQAIPSKLPLRPLELRSPPGTAPLPIKFSKKTPIAEKSPSSWFSPPRQKDLNLPIKKSLSKERLGLSRNTPPSESHTSLNASMEVLLDSSSHRDIKACFIPPGVNVKYSSIESVVTGSTMSSLESLRSSMSDGSKSTASNESAMSSYKSSSLGSDSSLLSRPALNLSAPHRSLIQSAKFQILSPISDKSQEPSSENGCLSQKSSPQDLAELHSAMARQKTPLQSRNIQEDFRNIHHILPGPPREGDVQGSDSGISIEYGLHVNRKHEAPYSDLPFDMPKLRRRLAAAKIGKASLSSSNSSISSSGATSEGNQRLSLPPSFQPTVNPAVSRLQISEVRSGTSSSNSSDWDTRSSAESSDDQGTPKLRSKDAIHNRGKSGLALDLGCAAMAIKGEKVDVKLPLMKQGWYHGALSRTEAEATLRSCSEGSYLVRSLDISRHEYSLGLKSARGYMHLRIQFDCKTGQYMLGRGTKQFPSVPHMIQHYSIFRLPIKGAEHMVLLHPVIHETL; the protein is encoded by the exons ATGACCAGACAAATTGTGGCAGCAAGTTCTTTG GTTTTTGCTGTGTTGCCATACCGTCCAGTTCCCAGCCTTAGTCTTGGAGCCCAGTATGCCATGGCGCAGAGGAGTCGTCGCCAAATATACGAAACTGCCTTTGACAGCAAG CCTTCACCGTGCTTCCGGCAGGTGGAAAAGAAGAATGAGGATGGAGGTGACCTGATAGATCGTATTGCCAACCACCCTATTCTTCAGCTTTTGAATTTGCGTCGTCGCTCTCGACAAAATGTGCAGCATAACAATAGCGGGAATGGTTGCTACAGAGCCAGGACCATACCAAGCagtgctgttgttgcttctaccTCTTCTGATCCAAAGTTTCAG GTTGGTGTATACACACCAAAGGGTCGTCGTCGTGATCGAGGCCGTGGTATTGCACCTCGCCCGGCACGTAGTGTATCCACTCACTACATAACTGAGCATCGTGTCCGCCCTATTGGATTGTCTAAAAGTGATGACGAAATTCTTAATCGTGGATCCGATTCCCTGGATGAGGATGACTACATTGAGGATTACATAGAAGGTCAGAATGCAAAGGAACTATCTGCTGACTTAGACACTGTTCATATGCACAGTGATGATTATTTCAGGGATgctgaaaaagagaagaagagtgcgaaaaagaagaagaacaagtTAAAAGAGCGAGTAGAGCTTAGTAAATCTCAAGCCATCCCCTCTAAACTGCCTTTACGACCTTTAGAATTGCGAAGTCCTCCGGGCACAGCCCCTCTACCCATTAAATTCAGCAAGAAAACTCCCATTGCAGAAAAAAGTCCCTCCAGTTGGTTTAGTCCACCAAGACAAAAGGATCTGAACCTCCCTATAAAGAAGAGTTTGAGTAAGGAACGACTAGGATTGAGTAGAAATACACCACCCTCTGAAAGTCACACCAGTCTCAATGCATCAATGGAGGTACTTCTTGACAGCTCTTCCCACAGGGATATAAAAGCCTGTTTTATTCCTCCTGGAGTGAATGTGAAATACTCCAGTATTGAAAGTGTTGTGACAGGTAGTACAATGTCAAGCCTTGAAAGTCTGCGAAGTTCTATGAGTGATGGTAGCAAAAGCACAGCCAGTAATGAGTCTGCAATGAGTAGTTATAAGAGTTCGTCCCTGGGGAGTGACTCATCCCTCCTATCCCGTCCTGCCCTTAACCTCAGTGCACCCCATCGATCACTAATCCAGTCAGCAAAGTTTCAGATTCTTTCACCCATTTCGGATAAGTCCCAAGAACCATCATCTGAGAATGGATGCCTCTCCCAAAAGAGTTCTCCACAAGATTTGGCTGAATTGCACTCTGCTATGGCACGTCAGAAGACTCCATTGCAGTCTAGAAATATCCAAGAAGACTTCCGCAACATTCATCACATTCTTCCAGGGCCTCCAAGAGAAGGTGATGTCCAAGGATCGGACAGTGGTATTAGTATTGAGTATGGTCTCCATGTAAATAGAAAGCATGAAGCTCCCTACAGTGATTTACCATTCGACATGCCAAAACTTCGTCGACGATTGGCTGCAGCCAAAATTGGGAAGGCAAGTTTATCGAGCAGCAACTCCTCAATATCTTCCAGTGGTGCCACAAGTGAAGGAAACCAGCGACTAAGTCTTCCTCCAAGCTtccagcccacagtcaaccctgccGTCTCCAGATTACAA ATTTCGGAGGTTCGTAGTGGCACTTCCTCATCCAACTCCAGTGACTGGGATACTAGGTCATCAGCAGAGAGTAGCGATGATCAAGGCACACCAAAACTCAGAAGCAAAG ACGCCATTCATAATCGAGGAAAAAGTGGACTGGCATTGGATTTAGGATGTGCAGCAATGGCCATAAAAGGGGAAAAGGTTGATGTAAAACTTCCTTTAATGAAGCAAGG CTGGTACCATGGAGCCTTAAGCAGAACAGAGGCAGAGGCTACACTAAGGTCTTGTTCTGAAGGCAGCTACTTGGTGCGCTCTCTCGACATCTCACGACATGAATACTCTCTTGGATTGAA GTCTGCTCGTGGATATATGCACCTTCGGATACAATTTGATTGCAAGACTGGTCAGTACATGCTGGGAAGGGGCACCAAGCAGTTTCCTTCCGTGCCCCACATGATCCAACACTACAGTATTTTCAGGTTACCAATAAAGGGTGCTGAACATATGGTCCTGCTGCATCCTGTGATTCATGAGACTCTTTAG